Part of the Mauremys reevesii isolate NIE-2019 linkage group 4, ASM1616193v1, whole genome shotgun sequence genome is shown below.
GTTGGGGTGATCAGACCTCAGCAAGAGCCACTTTCGGGAGGAGCCATCTTGGAAGGGTCTGGTCAGGAActggagggcagggggagcttCGGGTGGgatggagcaggaggagaagggcGAGGGAGCTAAGCCAGGCCAGAGTGGCCTGGGCAGCAAGGGCAGGCTGGGTGGCAGCAGGGGTCTCCCCTCACCAAGGGGCCAGCTGACAAGGCCAGGCGGGGCGGTGATGCTGAGTGAACAAGGGGGGAATGCGCAGGGTGCAGCCAGCCAAGCTGGGGATCCCACCCACCGCAGCCACTGACCGGGTCAGAGCCAGCGCCCACCACAGGGTGGCCAGATCCTGAACAGGGGGCCCCCCGGGgcatccctctcctccccataTTTGCCCCCCCTCCAGCTTCCCCCCCCGGGGCATCCCCTCCCCCCCTATGcatccccctccagctccccccccACAGGGCATCCCCTCCCCTTATGCGTCCCCTCCAGTTCCCCACAGGGCATCCCCTCCCCATGCGTCCCCTCCAGCTTCCCCACAGGGCATCCCCATGCGCCCTCTCCAGATTCCCCACGGGGCATCCCCTCCCCATGCGCCCCTCCAGCTTCCCCCCCCACAGGGCAGCCCCCCCATGCGCCCCCCTCCAGCTTTCTACCCCCCCCACGgggcatccccctccccccatgcgcCCCTCCAGCTCCCCACGGGGCATCCCCTCCCCATGCGCCCTCCAGCTTTCTCCCCACGGGCATCCCCTCCCCTGCGCCCCTCCAGCTTCCCACGTGCCCGCCCCGGGACCTGCGctcccaacctcccccccccactcacccggCACCCCGGTTTCCAACCGgattcccagccccgcccccgacGCCTGCCCCGATTGGCCCGCACTATCCCCGCCCCCCTTTCCACCCCacatgggagaagagggaaggcgGCCAATCAGCAGGCAGGAAGAGCGAGTCGGGAGCCGGGTGTCATGAGCCCAGGAGCCAATAAGAGGCGGAGCTAAGAATTAAGCTGCAGCCTGATAGGCCAATCAagctgcggggtggggccagaTGTGGTGAATGGCGGGCTGTGAAGCGTCCAAGGCGGGGTTTGAACCTGAGTGAGAGCTCAATTGACCAATCATCAACGGGAATGCGGAGCAGCACGATTGACAAACCAAGCAGCCAGTCAGCCGAGGATGGGGGCGGGTAGTTCCTTATGGCTAACCAATCAAGAGCCAAGAGAGGGCCGGCCAGCGGGGAAGAGTGGGCAGCTTCCTGGTTCAGCAAAGGGTCAGTCaggtgacctctgaccccagaggCAGGGTTAGGGGCCCTCACGCCaagggcccccctccccccttgtcACATGACCCGACCGGTGCCCTGGGGTGTCACATGGCAAATGCTGCCCCCAGCTGACCCCGCGGTGCCCCCAGGTCACGTGAcggcccccagctcccccccaccccccatgaccTTTGTGACAcgggccctggggcagctggggctgggctgggctgggggcgccGCAGTGGGGGGCTGCCCTGGGCGCGTCCTGGCCCCGAGGCCCCGTAGAGCCCAGGGCGGCGAATGTCACCCCAGCCCCCCCGCGCTGAGCCCAGCCCCTAAAGCATCTGGGCTGGAtgtgagcgggggcggggggcccgTATCGCTCTCCCCAGTGCGCCCGAGTCaccttcctgctcctccccctcctcccatccacGGCTCGCATCAGCCCCTGGTTGCCCCCGCGCCGCGCCGGGCGCTCGTTTGTCCGCTctgacccctagatccttttcagtgTCGCTGCTGCCCTGGCTACAGTCCCCCATTCGTGTGCTCTGGCCTGCGTGTCTCGGTCCCAGCAGTATAGCTCTGCATTTGGTTGTGTTAgtgtgtggtgctctgtcccatctagcagcacagagagagagagagagaaaatgagtctccTCTACAACGTTAgataacagccagttggcttttagctgaggtggcagaggctcatgcactaagctccagaggtccccagttcaatcctgccCACTGACGACCAGGATCTGTCgatgttacaagtgggggctcgtctgggaagtctctgaagctcgggATGCCCTtcttcagctaggggaagtatgtaccCACACACCTcatgggtgtggtgttctgtcccatctagtggcaccgagactacttaaagagagagataaaatgagtctgctctatagccagttggcttttacCTCATGCGGTAGagaatcagaatatcagggttggaagggacctcaggaggtcatctagtccaaccccctgctcagagcaggaccagtccccatcTAAATCAGAGGCTtgtgcactaagctccagagcttcccaggttcaatcccgcccactgacgaccggggtctgtcggcgTTACATTAGGACCCGTTTTGTTTGAATAGGCCCAGCTTACTCTGACCCAGAGGTCCCTTAGCGCCAACTGACGGATGACATAAGTGATGCACAGAGGTTTACTGGCACCCCCTGGAGCTGGTATATGCATAATAATTCACCAGTGGAGGGGCATGTGAGGTCTCCACTGAGCCAGTATGCTGCTAATCAGCTAATCTTTGCAAAATGATAATAATATTTAAGAAGTTACGTTTCTGTACCGAACATTGTGGTCTTCATGTGTGGAGGTTAAAACAGGTCAACTGAAGGTGGAGGTGCTTATCTCTCCCTGGCTGACCATTGTGTATTGTGTGTCTTACAATGTAAATCTATCTGCGGCATCAGGAGCCACCAGCTAATCAAGACTTCAAAGTCAACAAGAGATCACAAAATCTACAGGAAGCAGCACCACACAATAGGAAGAGTTGTCCTGTTTATGACTAAGATCAAAGCATTAGTCTGGTATATCAGGAGGAGCATGCAGAGACATACGGTAGCCTTCACGGAAGGGACAAGCTGCCTGCCCGcttgtcttatgaatggaggatCACAGCCGGCCTGCTTGTTGCTCACTGGGAGAAAGACTTTGGGTGACCCAAACGTCATTAGACCAGGAAAGTGTCTTGTTATTTAAATCTGGACTCTAGAAGGCatattatgattttgttttaaatgtaaccCATTTGTTTCTAACACTTTTACCTACTTGCTCTTATATGAATTGCTGTTGTTTGCTTTCACTGTACTTTTAACCGTAAACAAAGAGAAGTGCTGGGTGTTAAGCAGAGCAGTGATCCTGTGGTAAGCTGAGGTGTAGCGTTCCTTTGCGAACAGCAGGTCTGTGAATTCTGTGTGTcgaggggaacagaggctggacaCTCTGCAAATTTATCAGCACCTATTTACTTCCAGACCATTGATGAAAATGTCAAATAGTATCTGGCCTAGTACCGATCTCTGCAGAACCCcgctagaaacacccccattcaGGGATGATTCCCCATTGACAGCTGCTTCTTGAGAGCTGCCAGTCAGCCCGTTCTTAATCCATTTCACTTGTGCTCTGTTGCTGTTGCATTGTGCTATATtttttatcagaatgtcatgtgagtCTAAGTCAACTGCCTTACAAAAACCCTAAATATATTACCGCTACCCAACTGCGTTTATCAACCAAATTCGTAACCTTGTTAAAGAATTTAATCAGCTTTGTCTGACAAAAAAAAGTCTTTCCCATAAACCAGTGCAGTCTGGCTTTAACTACATCTTTTCAGTCTTTGTTGATGGAATCCCTTATCAGCTTTCCCCTTATGTGTCCCAGGATTGATGTCACGCTAACCAGCCTGTAATCCCCCTGGTCACCCTGCTTGCCCGGCACAGCATTAGCATTCtaccagtcttctggaatttcatTCCAACATctattaaaaatgaacatttgcAGGCCTGCGATCTCCACGGCCAACTTTGTTAGGACTTTTGGGGACATGTTCCAATCACAGGCCCAGGTAACGTGTTATTAGAcgttgtttaacatcctcctcagTCATTAATGGGCTGGAAAGTACTTCATCATCCTCATATGATAGGAGTTCATCATCCTGCTTCTCTCCAAATACAAAGCACCTTTTGTACATCCTTATTAACAGCTTTACCATCTCCATCTAGGAATGGAATCAGTCTGGTCCTTAGCCCTACCAGCCTTGGATTTTTCCTTGATGTTTTTTAGGTTCCTTTATCACCATCTCTGCTGGGAATAGACAATCACGGACGATCCtgtcccactccccaccctggtCTCTCTGAAGTCTCAGTCCCAAGCCATGGAGAAGCCGGAGCTGCTCCAgaactggcagggctggggagattCCAGGCCAGTTGTGGTGAGATGCAGCCAGGGCAACTCCCATCCTGCAGTcccaggaggggaaaaaaaatcagacctggGAATCCCCCTGATCCCCCAGAGCCAATGAGGATGCGGCAGGAGATCACTCTGCCCTGGCAATCAGGTAGGAGATGAGTCCCATGAGCAGCGGCACCAGGATGAGCAGAGACACCCAGACCCCGATGCTGAGAAGAGAGAACCGGAAGGACTTCCGGGCCCAGAGATTCGCGTCAGAAGAGTTTGTCTTCCGCTTCTCGTTGGCCTGGGAGAAAAGGGAAAGTCAGCAGAAGCACGGCCCTGTCATCCTCTTTCACTGCTATATCCCAGCCCCTGGTAGTCCCCAGCACCGAGACAtgggcccctgcccccccgctaCATCCCAGCCCCTGGTAGCTCCTGGCACCGAGATgtggccccctgccccccgctaAATCCCAGTCCCGGTAGCCCCCAGCACTGAGACCCGGCCCCGTGCCCCCTGCTAAATCCCAGCCCCCAGTAGCCCCCAGCTCCGAGACATGGTCCCGTGCCCCCCACTACATCCCAGTCCCTGGTAGCTCCTGGCACCGAGACACAGCCCCGTGCCCCCCACTACATCCCAGTTCCTGGCACCGAGACAGGGCCCTGTGCCCCCACCACCATATCCCAGCTCTTGGGAACTTCCAGCACCAAgacatggccccagccccacctcgccCTATTATATCCCAGCTCCCAGAACCCTCCAGCACTGAGACATGTCTCCATCCTCCCTGCTGTATCTCAGCCCCCCTCACCTTGACAGCATAGATTAGGGCCAGCACCCCCAGGCAGGAGCAGCCGCAGATGATGCTGCCTATGGCCAGGTTGCGGAGGGCACGGGGACGCGGGGTCCAGGCAGACGGCTTAGGCCGCGAGGGACCCTCCTGGATCATCACCACAGTCTCTGCCTCATCCTTTGTGGGTTTCCCAGCGCAGCCGTTCCCCACGCTGAGTGCCATCTCCTCCCCCATGGGGCACCGAGGGCTCCCCCAGCATGGGGCCGCGGGGACACCTACGGGACAGAAACACGGATAGTCACATGCCacagtcctgccctgccctgctccaggcaTGGCCATGCTCCCCCTCAGGGAGGGGAATTGGGGTGCCAGGGTCAGGGACAGGGTGTTGAGCCCAGAGTTATTAGGGAGAAGCCCCGCCCAGCACCAGCTCCCTTAAGGCTGGGTCCCCTCTGAGCCGGGTCCCCTCATTCTTCACAGGCTTCCCCTTTCGGGCTGTGTCTGTGCCTGGGATTATCTGCGTCATCGCCCCGAGTCACTGCCTGCAGGGGATTCCCCAGCTGCCCAGGGAAGAGAGGTGGCACCAAATGCCAGGGCACAGCACATTCCTGAGCTTCCAGGGACAGCAGCGGCCTCAGCCAGGAAATGCCCCATCCCCCAGTGCCCCCAAGAGGGGGAAGCCTCCCcgctgagccagccagtcccccccgTCTCTGGTTCAGAATCGTTCCTTCGCTCTTTCTGTCAGCTCCTTTTCAAAGGCGGCTCTGAGCGCAGAGCAAACACCAGCCCCTGGGCTTCGCAGTCAGGTTGGGTGCCTCTCCAAAGCCTGCTGGGTCCCGACAGTGACTCTCAGGCCACACCCAACAGCCCTGGCTGGAAAATCATTAGCCACAACCCggaggggcaaaggggggggggcctCTAGCCAAGAGCAGGGTGCTAAGGGGAGTAACTATCCCATAGCGCCAGGGCAGCTGTGAGTCTGGTCTGCCCTAGGGAAAGGCAGGGAGtagactggggcagaggggacaggCTGGATGGGCCCTGATAGGGAGTCATCTCCATCTCTGCTGGGGAAACAGActcttggggagggggctgtgcaggggaggaaggggagggggcccCCTCCCCGCCAGGGGAGAATTGTCTCACCTGGTGGCAAGGTCCTGGCCTGGGATCCCAGCTGCACCCgtctccctctgcctgtttgTCTGCACACGGATGAGTTCCCGGTCCAGGTTTGGCAGTTCCTCTTTAGGGGTGGGCCCAGCCTCTCAGCATGAGCTCATTGACTCTGACTCAAAGCTGGCCGGCTGCCTCGGCAAACGCCCCCACCCACCTTGCCCCTCTGGCCGAGTCCCTGCCAGGTCCCCGGGTGGATAGTCAGGCTGGGCTAGTGGCTTGAGCCTTGACATCCCCCTGCCTCTGGGGCGTGTGACATGGGGAGGGCTGTTTGCCGTGGGTTAGGAGCTAGTTTCTGGGGCAGGGGAACCGTCTGGCTGCCGCCTTCGATTAGCTTGGGAGTTTTGCTCTCTCCATGCCTGGCAGCCCGCTCcccatgggcagcagcagcaggacatgtGAGTCTCTGTGTGTGTCCCTCTGCCTCTCAGCATGTGTCTATCCAGCAGCCCCAAGGCCGAGCAAACATGTCACGAGCCACCGCTCCCTCTCCAGGAGGGGCTgaatcaggaagcacttggggccCATTGCGGGGGACGATCCACCCTGGGACTGCCCGAGCCAGCCAGGAAACCGGTCTTCACTCATTCCTGTGGCatgccccggggctggggcgcTACAACTCCATGCCCTCATATGGCACAGCTGGGGGTGTGTCACTTCCCCCTGCCCTTATATGGCACAGCAGGGGAGGTCACCCCTTTGCCATGCCCTTATATGGCACCTCCAAGTGTCATAttcccagcagggcagggggaggtgtcAAGCTACCCGGCTGTGCCATATAAGaacaagaagaacaggagtacattctatgcatccgaagaagtgggctgtagctcacgaaagcttatgctgaaataaatttgttagtctctaaggtgccacacgtcctcctgttctttttgcggctacagactaacacggctgctactctgaaacctgtcctaTAAGAACAGTAAGTTCTGCTTGTGCTCTATTTTGCCCATATACATAATACCACATCTAGATGTGAGAGAACGTTTGTGGTTCTGTTAGAGGGCAGTAAATGTGGCCATTATGGGATGCCAAATAATGCTCTATGCAGAGGATAGGCTAACACAATTCAAAGGCCTGCGTAGGGTAAGTTTTAAACGTGTACTCACCGGTGGTTAACGTTTGGAGGGATACAGGTATGACGACGTGTGTGTCTGCGGAAAGGAGTTGCCACAAATGATGTTTAAGAGCTTGCAGGAAGCTCTACGGATAATTAGTATGACTTTAGCGAAATACAGCGAAACAAAGCCGTTCAACATTCCATGTGCCGTTCTGATTCTTTGCTCTAGCTGGGTCGTCTGCCTCTGGCCCTTTGTCCACCCGCTCTGGTCTTTGAGCTGAGCGATTCTGTGTTAAACAGAGGCACTGCAGTATGCATCCCAACGTGGTAATATTTAAAACACTCCCCATGCACAAATTTAACAAAAGGATCTTTGATTTTACGGTTCACATAATAAAAAACATAAGAGTTGCCATGTTGGGTCACAGACCATGGTCCGTCTTGCTCAGAATCCAgtttctgacagtggcccatgccagaGCTTAAGAGTGTGCACAGTACAGGGCAAATATGGAGTGACCCACCCTGTCTTCCACCCTTGGCTTCTGCTAGTCAAAGGTTTAGGATAACCTTGAGCATGGGGTtccatctctgaccatcttggctaatggccattggtggacctgtcctccatgatcttatccagttctttttaaaaGCCTGTTATAGTGGAGTCATCACCATGGTCATGGCCAGGGGCATCTACAACACAACTTGGGCAGTCCCCAAATTGCTTCTCTCTCAGAAAGTCATTGGCCTCCCTCAAGGAGGAATTTCTGTTTGGGGCATAGTAGGCCAAGGATCATTGTTGAAAGGGCAAATACATTTGCACACTTAGTTCTGCATTATTTTTCTCAGACATGTTGGTAAGTTAGAGTTTGTCAAGAACAAGAGACACGTGGCCCCATGTCCTCCCGAGTGTGTGGTAGGTCTATGGGCAGCAGGGCATCTAGTCTGTCACAAAGTAGCCCTCAGCCACTCGACTCCTACCACTGGTGCACATGGCGAACAATCGATCGCTGCCCCCTTTGTAACAGCCCGTAACatctttgaagactgttatcaggtcccccctgaGTCTTTTTGTCTCAAGACTAAAAACGCCCATTTTTTTTTGCCCTTCCTCATAGCTCAGGTTtgctaaaccttttatcatttttgttgctgtcctctggactctctccaatttctccgcCTCTTTCCTAAAATGgagtgtccagaactggacacagtgctccagctgaaacctcaccagtgctgagtacagcgggacaattacctcccgtctcttacatacaacgcctCTGTTAAAACACCacagaatgacattagcctttttcacaactgcatcacattgttgactcatattgaatttgtgatccactatacccccagatccttttttgcAGTACTATCATCTAGATAGTTATTCCCCGTTTTGTATTTGTGcctttgatttttcctccctaaGTGTAATATttttcacttgtctttattgaatttcatcttgtcgAATTCAGACCAATTCCTTAATTTGTCAcagtcattctgaattctaatcctgccctccaaagcgcttgcaacccctcccagcttggtgtcagcaacaaattttataagcatactctccactccattatctaagTTACTAATACAAATAGTGAATAGTactagacccaggactgacccctggggcactccactagatacaccctcccactttgacagtgaatcattgataactacccttccaaccagttttgtacccaccttatagcaatttaatctagaccacattacTCTAGTTTGCCTATGAGAATCTCATGtctcaaaagccttattaaaatagATATATCTATTGCTTccaccctaaccactaggccagtagccctgtcaaagaaggaaattaggttgatttggcatgatttgttctcaTACTCACTTCCACTTCAGTGGTGCCTTTTaactcctcccttcccctgtcTCTCTGCATTAGGGTTTTCTCATTGTAACACCTGTTTTCAGTAATTTCTCAGCTCTCTCAGCTACTGACTTGTATTATTTAATGCTTTCACGTATCTAGAGTTACAGCTTGCGTAaaaaggtaataaaaggtaataattggagatataccaatctcctagaactggaagggaccttgaaaggtcattgagtccagccccctgccgtcactagcaggaccaatttttgccccagatccctaagtggccccctcaaggattgaactcacaaccctgggtttagcaggccaatgataggtaagaatgggaaaaaaatcattctttTGGGGCCCTTGATTGTGATGATAAAAACAAAGAATGTAATTGTTGCTTTGCAGATACTGCTACAAAATATTGCCCATTGTGTGCTCTCTCCTATGCTTTTGTTAATGGTATTTATTTACTAGTCTGATAGTCCACGGAACAGTACAACTATATTTGATTAAACTTAACAGACGTTTAAGAGGCAAATGTGGAGAAGGTTGCagtttcagacaaaaaaaaattcagaaagggAGGAGAGAGCATGGAACAACAgtgtcagaggctgcagccttATCTCTGACCCGAATGCAGGCACAAAGCCATGGCTTTTGCTTTTTaacattttacttttttattgTAAAATCCCTGAACTGAGCAGATTTATAGCATGCTTAGAATTTAAGTCTCTCTTTACAATTGGCAAGTGATGAGCCtagtagaatatcagggttgaaaaggcaggggcggctctacaaatttggccgccccaagcagtcatgcccgggaggcgcccccgagccgcgggagcagcggacctcccacgggcatgactgcggagggtccgctggtcgcgcggctcgtctggacctcccgcagctgcgggcggttcgctggtctgGCGActctggttgagctgccgcaggcatgcctgcgggaggtccagccgagccgcgcgaccagcgaaccctccgcagtcatgcccgcgggaggtccgctgctcccggggctccggtggacctcccgcaggcatgactgcggcaggtccgccagcccagcctgccgcccccccgggaaagggccgccccaggcgggtgcttgccccgctgggctctggagccggccctgtgaaaaggacctcaggaggtatctagtccaacccctagctcaaagcaggaccaacccccaactaaatcatcccagccagggctttgtcaagccgggccttaaaaacctctaaggatggagattccaccacctccctaggtaactcattccagtgcttcacccccctcctagtgaaatagtgtttcctaatatccaacctaaacctcccccactgcaacttgagaccgtcagggtacgtcttcactatcgctctattggggatcaatttattgcatctagtgtagacacggataaatcaatccccgatcgctttgccgttgactccagaactccacggCGGCAAGAAGCGGAAGCAGAATCAACGAGGGAGCGTTGGCAGTCGATCCTGCACCATGAGGATgcgaggtaagtcgaactaagatacgtcgacttcagctacgctattctcatagctgaagttgtgtatcttaggtcgattcctCTCCCGCCCAGTGTAGAACAGGGCTCACTCAGGTACTTAGTAATAGACCTATGTCCCATCTTTGTCAACTATCTTTACAGAAGGTATTTGTGTGGTTGGGGGGTTTTCTAGTCTGGGCAATTCATTTAGCAAAACTTCAAAAATAAGCTAACACGGTTTTTTAAAGGTAGAGACAGATCTTTTAAACATTGATACGTAATTTTTATTTCACTAGACCTCTTAATCTTTAACACAAACCCAAAAGACTAAACAACCTGTTCCACctagtatttagctgtgacagaaTACCTTCCCCAGACCTCTACCTAATTCAACTGATAATGCACAGACTCGGCTCAGCCATATAGACCAATGGTTCACCTTGTTGTTAAAACAGGGAGACCAGAAAGATTTATAGAGGTGTTCCAGCCTACTAGAGAACAACAGATCTTGAAGGCACTTTGCATTGAACACTAAAACAAGTGTAAGGAGCATCAAAGCAGATGGAGAGTCTCTGTATAAATTATAAACTTTAAATTGAACATTTCAGCCGTTAGCGGCATTAATGGAGGAACTGCAACTTGAGTAAGCAGAATTGCACAAATTGTCCAAGGGCTGCAAAGTGCCCATGGAAAGCAACTTGTGGAGGTAAATTGCTGACCAATGCAAACAAGCCAATGCTCAGGGTATGTCCCAAGATGATTGTACCAACCAACAGTCACGGCCTAACTTGTTTTACACAAGCCGGTATGATAAGATGTGCAGCACAAAGAGACTAGAAagttccagtcccagctgcaaAACCTCAAAAGCTGATGTTTCATTCCCTAATTGGATGGCACATTTCAAATCTTCACCATCCACACCAGCACTTCCAAGAAAAGGAATACATGCTGTCTCCTTCAGCACACAGCCACCTGGAAGGGAGAAGACAGAGATCCTGAGCTGATCCCCGAGTCCTCCTGGTGACATGAAGTATCTGTCTCAGATAGGCACTTTTAACTGTCTCCATTTTCCAGCAATTCAGGTTGCCTGCTAATGCACTGGGAAAAGACTATTTGCATCCTTTGCTCCACCTGTGTTTGCAACGTCAGCTCTTACGGTGAATAGTAACAGTGCTCAAGGCTGACAAGTGAGCAAAGATCTGGTAAGTAACACACAGACTTTCTCTTGGGTGATGACCCAAGTCAATCAACTGACCACTTGCTGAAACTGGGTTCCTAATTAGTAAGGAAGTATATACATGCTTGTGTATGAGCTTTAAAGAGTGTCACAGAACGTGTTCTTGTTTTGTAGCAAATTCCACTCGAGATTGTTGTACAGTAGCTTTGACACTGAACAAATGACTGCTGGTAACTAAGATGGTATAACACCGTATGCATGTCTACCATAGTTAATGTTCCATACTGGTGTCCCAGTTCAGGGCAGGTGTAGCTGTATCTGCCATCAGTGGTTCTGCGAGGGCACCCAACCTTCGGGCTTCCAGCACCACAGCTGTTGCCTTTACTGAGTGGAGCCCTgggtctctctcccttctgaccagggtatttccaggaTGGACAGTTCCCTGCCTTCGCTCCAACACAGACAGGCTGCCCAAACAGACCTGCTTGCTTCCTCTTCACAGACAAACAGCAATTGCCAGCAATACAAGTTACCATACCAAGCTGACTTTATTCTGAAGGTACAAAGCATGACAGAGAACTATTAAAACCAACAAAAGAACTGGCACACgtactaataagcttaccagggTTCAACCCATCTCTCACATGGGCTGTGGCAAGACCCCTCTTTCAACCCTCGCTCCCAGGGGCTTCCTTGTGATCATAAGTTCAGCAGAGCTTCAGTCACAAGTACACAGACTTAAGAGCCCTCGTAGGCCAAGTCCTTCCACTCTACCCCTGAGGATTGGGGCCCTCCATGGAGCAAGGGTCCAGTCTGTTTGctggaagaaagagaaagaaaggccCAACTCCACCTTAGCTGTTGTCTGTGGggctctggagaatccagttggAACTAGTCTATGCGTATC
Proteins encoded:
- the TMEM265 gene encoding transmembrane protein 265, translated to MGEEMALSVGNGCAGKPTKDEAETVVMIQEGPSRPKPSAWTPRPRALRNLAIGSIICGCSCLGVLALIYAVKANEKRKTNSSDANLWARKSFRFSLLSIGVWVSLLILVPLLMGLISYLIARAE